One part of the Pandoraea faecigallinarum genome encodes these proteins:
- a CDS encoding PA0069 family radical SAM protein, with protein MASSFAPPPSRKGRGATANLESRFSEFRRESDESRHESDIAQECEVKFVTQVALENARTIISRNTSADIPFDRSINPYRGCEHGCTYCYARPTHAYLGLSPGLDFETRLYAKHNAAERLDAELRKRGYQPALLALGANTDPYQPIEREYGITRSVLEVLERFGHPVGITTKSALVTRDIDILSRMAKRGLARVFISVGTLDAEIARKMEPRANTPPKRIEAIRKLTDAGIPTGVIVAPIVPALTDFDIERVLTTAAEAGATYAAYVMLRLPREVHDVFVDWLEANYPMRARHVMSLIEQVRDGKHNSAEFGTRMRGTGLHAELIRQRFHLAARKLGLNQARPPLRNDQFRVPDPVRPDSFGASDGVRAQRRATHTPHTSASDPTGKVDPQMPLF; from the coding sequence ATGGCATCCTCATTCGCGCCGCCCCCGTCGCGTAAGGGCCGAGGCGCTACGGCCAATCTCGAATCCCGCTTCTCCGAATTCCGCCGCGAAAGCGACGAGAGCCGCCACGAATCGGACATCGCCCAGGAATGCGAGGTCAAATTCGTGACTCAGGTCGCTCTGGAAAATGCGCGCACCATCATCTCCCGGAACACCTCCGCCGACATCCCGTTCGATCGCTCGATCAACCCCTATCGGGGATGCGAACACGGATGCACATACTGTTATGCCCGTCCGACACACGCCTATCTGGGACTCTCGCCAGGACTGGACTTCGAGACGCGCCTCTACGCAAAGCACAACGCCGCCGAGCGTCTGGATGCCGAACTACGCAAACGCGGGTACCAGCCAGCTTTGCTCGCGCTGGGCGCCAACACCGACCCCTACCAACCGATCGAGCGTGAATACGGTATTACACGAAGCGTGCTCGAAGTGCTCGAGCGCTTTGGTCACCCGGTGGGCATCACGACCAAATCGGCGCTTGTGACCCGCGACATCGACATCCTGTCGCGTATGGCCAAACGTGGGCTCGCCAGAGTATTCATATCGGTAGGCACGCTCGACGCGGAGATCGCGCGCAAAATGGAACCTCGCGCGAACACCCCGCCGAAGCGCATCGAAGCGATTCGCAAGCTGACGGACGCCGGCATTCCGACCGGTGTCATCGTGGCGCCGATCGTGCCGGCACTTACCGACTTCGATATCGAACGGGTATTGACGACGGCCGCCGAAGCCGGCGCGACATACGCCGCTTACGTGATGCTCCGATTGCCGCGGGAAGTCCATGACGTGTTCGTCGACTGGCTCGAAGCGAATTACCCGATGCGGGCCCGCCACGTCATGAGCCTGATCGAACAGGTTCGGGATGGGAAACACAACAGCGCCGAGTTCGGTACGCGCATGCGAGGTACTGGGCTACACGCGGAACTGATTCGACAGCGGTTTCATCTGGCCGCCCGCAAATTGGGCCTCAATCAGGCCCGGCCTCCATTAAGAAACGATCAGTTTCGTGTGCCCGATCCCGTGCGGCCGGACAGCTTCGGCGCTAGCGACGGCGTACGCGCCCAACGACGCGCGACACACACACCGCACACGTCCGCGTCGGATCCGACCGGCA